Within the Miscanthus floridulus cultivar M001 chromosome 17, ASM1932011v1, whole genome shotgun sequence genome, the region GAATAATTCAATCGAAGCGTGGGTGCAGCATGTGCTGGTAGCAACTACCCAACTACGTATGATAGGTGTAGAGGACTGAGCCAACTAAGGCAAGGACGGCAACAGGTGTGAGGAAGGGACTTGATGTGGAGATGTGGCTAGAATACAAACTCTACTGGCTAGAGAAGGATATAAATTTTTGGTGTCATCTGGAATTTTGGAGTTACCTGACAACTGCCTGCCTACTGTTTCTAGTCTGAATTTTGTCACCGCATTGAAATTTTAGCAACAGGGTCCCCACTCTTGTTTCACAACGCAGAATAAATTTCAGAAATATAGGATGCGCACTTTCATATCTTTTATTAATGAATCGATGGTGTACTGAACTTGAACTTGTAGTACTCTTATTTCAACACAGGACATTTTCAGTTGTAGTAACATTCAGATTCACTGACCATATTATGACAACTGAAGTTGTTAACTTATGTCAGGGTGCTGGACAACTTGAAAGATTATGCTGTACGAGCCGTCGTCAACGCGGTTGATCATCTGGGTACTGTTGCCTACAAATTGACTGATCTTTTCGAACAGCAAGCTTCTGAGGTGTCAACTTATGAACTGAAAGTCGCACGCCTGAACCAGGTAATGCCACTTATCTGCAACACTTGCATTGTAGGGCGAGGAAACCATGCCAGTTCAAATGCTGATCTATTTTCAAATCTGTAGCAAATCTTCACATGCCAAGTCTACACGGACAAAGAAGGCCTCAGGCAGCAGCAAATGATGGGAGCAAACATTAAACACCACAAGCATTATATCCTACCACGTAAGTGAATGTAAAACTAAGAGCTCACACACTGTTTGATTACAAAAGAAAGGGTGCTGAATTTTGACTCTCCATTTTTATCTGCCAAGCTAGCTGGTTATAAAAGATCCCCGGCGCATGGACACCAGCAAGCAGACTCTGATCAGGAGTCTAAGCCTAGACCTTATGCCTCTGGTGGGCCTTCTTGTCTATTCTCTTTGCTCATGATGAAGTTTCAAGGCATGCAATGTACcatattaaacaaaaaaaaaaattattttgttggTGCAGCAAAAACCCTGTCCTGGCATTTGTCTTCAGAGAACAGCACCAAAGCAAACACACATAAACCTACATTTGCGTAAGAATTCTTCCATTTTTTATTCAGCTTTGTATAAAATTCTTATTGTTTGTTCGTTAATGCAATGGGGTTTATGTACTTCTGATTTAACTCTGCTTCTGTGCAGCCTAGTGGACACAGCACCATCAAAACCTGCATCAGGTGATTTAATCCTTCTGTGTCATAATCATACTGCAGTTTAATTTCCTGTATGTTGTTTTCTGTTTAGTTTGTGTGCAGAGATTGAATGCTCCATATGAATCTCTCATGTTTCAGGTAAGGAGCGGTCTGCTTCTCCTATGCGCAGGCCTCTGCAGTTTAACAGGAGCACCAGTTCTGATGCTATGCAAAAGGTTGGCACTAAGGTAAGCTCGAATATGACATAATCTGTATCTTTTTTGTTTAAAAGGTCTCACTGtgcatagttttttttttatttcacctGCTAATTAATAAGCCATGCCTTTATTTTCAGAACCAATCTGGTGTAAAGGAATTTTCAACATTTCATTCCTTCGACAACCCTAAAGGTCGTGCAATCCAAAAGGCCCCTGTTGGCACTAAAAGCATGCTAGCGGCTCTCTTCATTAAGCACAAATCATCGAAGATGAAAAAGATCGCAGTTCGCTGACAAGCTCACATTTGATTGGGGCGACATCACTGAAAATTTCATTTCGTGCAGGAACGGAAGCCAATTATTGTACATCTGACCTATCGCTATGCGTTGGGTATGCTGATGGTTTAGAGCCTGAGTATTCTGTTAGTCGTATTTCATTTCAGAGTATGTCATCTTGCAGATGACCGAAATGTAATGATTTCACATAAGCTCATACAACATCCTCGTCGTGTAATGAAGCTTTGGCATTTAGCATAAATAAATGCATCTTGGAAATAGCCTTCCAGAGTTGATTTTCTATTCTGTAAGAGCAGTAGCTTTTGGCTGATGAATGCCTGCCCATTTCAAGATATGTACATGCCTTTTGGACAGTGGGCAATTACAATTTGCTCCTGTGTTAATTTGAGAAAGCATCGAAAGTGCTCAAACCTGCTCATGTGAACATGTGAAGTGGCTGGTGTCCTGTACCAACTTATTATTTTCGGCTTTGTGCCGTTCGAACTACTCTACAGCAATGAATTTGGTCACAGAAAGTCTTAAATATTTGGAAGTTCAGCTAAACAATACTATTATGATACATTATGGTTCCAGTACTTTGCACTGTAGGAAATGGAAATTAAAAGTCTAGCTATGTTCGTTACAAAGTATAATCTTGTCTGGTATCATCATCTGGGACTGTCATACAAAGCTAGGTTCTCACATAAATGATccagtgaccaagaagaaaaaAACAAGAGGAGAGACGATCAGATGGCACATTGCATTACTTTTTGCCTGATATGATAATTTGGAACTGTTTTACAAGCCCATTT harbors:
- the LOC136518874 gene encoding probable protein ABIL4; protein product: MQPGQHCPPAAGAWGGVAGTGAGPTTVDEASMERSKSFIKALQELKNLRPQLYSASEYCEKSYLNSEQKQMVLDNLKDYAVRAVVNAVDHLGTVAYKLTDLFEQQASEVSTYELKVARLNQQIFTCQVYTDKEGLRQQQMMGANIKHHKHYILPPGYKRSPAHGHQQADSDQESKPRPYASAKTLSWHLSSENSTKANTHKPTFALVDTAPSKPASGKERSASPMRRPLQFNRSTSSDAMQKVGTKNQSGVKEFSTFHSFDNPKGRAIQKAPVGTKSMLAALFIKHKSSKMKKIAVR